GGCACCTGGCCCATAACGTGCTCGACCGCCGCGAAGATCGGCTCCGGCTTCATCACCATGCCGGCGCCTCCTCCGAAAGGGTAGTCATCCGTGACCCTGTGCTTGTCCCGGGTGAACTCCCGTATGTCGTGCACGTGGATCTCCACGAGCCCGCGTTCCCGGGCCCGCGCCACAATGCTCTCGGACAGCGGACCCGAGAACATCCCCGGGAAGATCGTAAGCACATCGACCCTCAACACCAGCCACCTACTCCAAGCCGGGAATGAGCTCGACGGTCATCTCCCCGCGCTCGAGATCTATGTTTTTCACAAACTCCCGCACCGCGGGGACAAGGACGACCCTGCCTCGGCGCCGGCACCGGGACGGCTTCTCCACCTCGTACACATCATTTGCCACCCCGCGAATCACGCGCGTCACCTTTCCGAGATAGCGGCCGTCCGTGGTCACCACGTCGAGCCCTTCGATCTCATGGAAGTAGTAGCGCCCGGGCCCGAGCGGCACAAGCTCCGACCGTGGTACCTCCAGAATGGCGCCGCGGAGCTTCTCCGCGGCCTCTATCGAGTCGACCCCCGCGAACTTGACGACCACAAAGCCCCTGTGCGGGCGCGCCCGCTCGACCTCCAGGGTCGCAACCTCGCGGCCCTTGCGCACCCGAAGCCGCAGAGGCGGCTTGAACCGGTCCGGGAAATCAGTGAGCGGCAGCGCCCTGACCTCTCCTCGAAGCCCATGGGGAGCGGTCACCTCGGCTACCGCAATGAAGTCAATGTCCATCTCGCCCGAATTATCTC
Above is a genomic segment from Bacillota bacterium containing:
- the rimM gene encoding 16S rRNA processing protein RimM — protein: MDIDFIAVAEVTAPHGLRGEVRALPLTDFPDRFKPPLRLRVRKGREVATLEVERARPHRGFVVVKFAGVDSIEAAEKLRGAILEVPRSELVPLGPGRYYFHEIEGLDVVTTDGRYLGKVTRVIRGVANDVYEVEKPSRCRRRGRVVLVPAVREFVKNIDLERGEMTVELIPGLE